A genomic segment from Parolsenella catena encodes:
- the gyrB gene encoding DNA topoisomerase (ATP-hydrolyzing) subunit B, translating to MAETPKNSEYDGGEIKILEGLEAVRKRPGMYIGSTSASGLHHLVWEIVDNSVDEAMAGFCTEISVTVHADNSITVVDNGRGIPVDLHPVKKIPTLEVVMTILHAGGKFDNSAYKVSGGLHGVGISVVNALSKKVVVQVKRDGNVYEMQFARGKTTEKMKVVGQSEQTGTTVTFWPDDEIFETCVYDFDTLHNRLQETAFLNKNLKISLTDEREATPRVEEFCYAGGIIDFVRFLNDGKDVPEGLKDPIYIEGKTGPETPLDKMGEVEVALQWNSGYGENVMSFANDIYTPEGGMHLEGFRTALTRVVNDYARKQGLLKEKEANLTGDDVREGLSAVISVKLPDPQFEGQTKAKLGSSYMRTLTNKVVSDGLAEYLEEHPKQARTIVSKAQQACKARTAARKAREATRRKSLLESASLPGKLADCSVRDAELTELFIVEGDSAGGSAKDGRRRDIQAILPLRGKILNVERVGDHRAFSSDTIQSLITAIGTGVTTAAGDGGDFDITKARYHKIIIMTDADVDGAHIRILLMTFFYKYMRPLIDAGYIYVACPPIFGVKVRKKIHYVYPNGRQTEEEILRDTIRSLGFSPDDDGDTKDDSGKLKKKKRGYDVQRYKGLGEMDPKQLASTTMDPKTRILQRVTIEDAAAADRAVRELMGSEVGYRRDYIERHAHDARFLDA from the coding sequence GTGGCAGAGACTCCCAAGAATTCCGAATACGATGGCGGAGAGATCAAGATCCTCGAGGGCCTCGAGGCCGTCCGCAAGCGCCCTGGCATGTACATCGGCTCGACGTCCGCCAGCGGTCTGCACCACCTCGTATGGGAGATCGTGGACAACTCCGTCGACGAGGCCATGGCCGGCTTCTGCACCGAGATCTCCGTCACGGTGCATGCCGACAACTCCATCACGGTCGTCGACAACGGCCGCGGCATCCCCGTCGACCTGCACCCGGTGAAGAAGATTCCGACGCTCGAGGTCGTCATGACGATCCTGCACGCGGGCGGCAAGTTCGACAACAGCGCCTACAAGGTGTCCGGCGGCCTTCACGGCGTGGGTATCTCCGTCGTGAATGCCCTCTCCAAGAAGGTCGTTGTCCAGGTCAAGCGTGACGGCAACGTCTATGAGATGCAGTTTGCCCGCGGCAAGACCACCGAGAAGATGAAGGTCGTGGGTCAGTCCGAGCAGACCGGCACCACGGTGACCTTCTGGCCCGACGATGAGATCTTCGAGACCTGTGTCTACGACTTCGACACCCTGCACAACCGCCTGCAGGAGACGGCGTTCCTCAACAAGAACCTCAAGATCTCCCTCACTGACGAGCGCGAGGCCACCCCGCGCGTCGAGGAGTTCTGCTATGCCGGCGGCATCATCGACTTCGTGAGGTTCCTCAATGACGGCAAGGACGTTCCCGAGGGCCTCAAGGATCCCATCTACATCGAGGGCAAGACCGGCCCTGAGACGCCTCTGGACAAGATGGGCGAGGTCGAGGTAGCCCTGCAGTGGAACAGCGGCTACGGCGAGAACGTCATGTCGTTTGCCAACGACATCTACACGCCCGAGGGAGGCATGCACCTCGAGGGCTTCCGCACGGCACTTACGCGAGTGGTCAACGACTATGCCCGCAAGCAGGGGCTTCTCAAGGAGAAGGAGGCCAACCTCACGGGTGATGACGTCCGCGAGGGCTTGTCTGCCGTCATCTCCGTCAAGCTTCCCGACCCGCAGTTCGAGGGCCAGACCAAGGCAAAGCTCGGCAGCTCCTACATGCGCACCCTCACGAACAAGGTCGTCTCAGACGGCCTGGCCGAGTATCTCGAGGAGCACCCCAAGCAGGCCCGCACGATCGTGAGCAAGGCCCAGCAGGCGTGCAAGGCCCGCACGGCCGCCCGCAAGGCCCGCGAGGCCACGCGCCGCAAGAGTCTGCTCGAGAGCGCGAGCCTGCCCGGCAAGCTTGCCGACTGCTCCGTGCGCGACGCCGAGCTCACCGAGCTCTTCATCGTGGAGGGCGACTCGGCAGGAGGGTCTGCCAAGGACGGACGCCGCCGAGACATCCAGGCGATCCTGCCGCTGCGAGGAAAGATCCTGAACGTCGAGCGCGTCGGTGACCACCGCGCCTTCTCGTCCGACACGATCCAGTCGCTCATCACCGCCATCGGCACCGGCGTCACGACGGCTGCCGGCGACGGTGGCGACTTCGACATCACCAAGGCCCGCTACCACAAGATCATCATCATGACCGATGCAGACGTTGACGGCGCCCACATCCGCATTCTGCTCATGACGTTCTTCTACAAGTACATGCGCCCGCTCATCGACGCCGGCTACATCTACGTCGCCTGCCCGCCGATCTTTGGCGTCAAGGTTCGCAAGAAGATTCACTACGTCTACCCCAACGGTCGCCAGACCGAGGAGGAGATCCTTCGCGACACCATCCGCTCGCTCGGCTTCTCGCCCGACGACGACGGTGACACCAAGGACGACTCCGGCAAGCTCAAGAAAAAGAAGAGGGGCTACGACGTCCAACGCTACAAGGGCCTGGGCGAGATGGACCCCAAGCAGCTTGCCTCCACGACGATGGACCCCAAGACACGCATCCTGCAGCGCGTGACCATCGAGGACGCCGCGGCCGCAGACCGTGCCGTCCGCGAGCTCATGGGCAGCGAGGTGGGCTATCGCCGCGACTACATCGAGCGCCATGCCCATGACGCCCGCTTCCTCGACGCGTAA
- a CDS encoding DciA family protein, whose protein sequence is MAQSRKRRLERLEYDPLDPSKQHQPQTAGELVSSFVDKNLLAGASAASLALTTWRRVAGRRAAKHTVAVWLSEPRGRASLPDLVVYLDGHALMVDLTTNAELYVDRLAHAGLEVGHVCFKLSKKAGQRREERGETREDRSVARDLPPLTPLERAHVDAATAQLSPKIRANASKAMEMSLRRAKLKTTRESQTSPQNP, encoded by the coding sequence ATGGCCCAGAGTCGTAAGCGTCGCCTAGAGCGGCTCGAGTACGATCCCCTCGATCCGTCGAAGCAGCATCAGCCCCAGACCGCCGGCGAGCTCGTGTCCTCGTTTGTCGACAAGAACCTGCTCGCGGGTGCCTCGGCGGCAAGCCTGGCACTCACGACGTGGCGCCGCGTGGCCGGCCGCCGCGCGGCGAAGCACACGGTGGCGGTGTGGCTCAGCGAGCCCAGGGGAAGGGCCTCCCTTCCCGACCTCGTCGTCTACCTTGACGGACACGCCCTCATGGTTGACCTCACGACGAATGCCGAGCTGTACGTGGACCGCCTTGCGCACGCTGGCCTCGAGGTGGGGCACGTGTGCTTCAAGCTCTCGAAGAAGGCAGGTCAGCGGCGCGAGGAACGCGGAGAGACGCGTGAAGACCGTAGTGTTGCGCGAGACCTGCCTCCCCTCACGCCCCTGGAGCGGGCCCATGTTGACGCCGCGACGGCTCAGCTTTCGCCCAAGATTCGCGCGAACGCGTCTAAGGCGATGGAAATGTCGCTTCGCCGCGCGAAGCTCAAGACCACGAGAGAATCGCAAACCAGCCCTCAGAACCCGTGA
- the recF gene encoding DNA replication/repair protein RecF (All proteins in this family for which functions are known are DNA-binding proteins that assist the filamentation of RecA onto DNA for the initiation of recombination or recombinational repair.), with product MSLTVSRISFRDYRNLAGRVLEPSEGVTVLVGPNAVGKTNTVEALQYVTSGQSFRRPSPSELLAPGAAEAHVSARLEGDGRVVDVELVATPDKRRFLRNGKPCRGQDLSGTLLSILFCPDDLSLVKGSASRRRGELDSFGAQANVGYRKVLSTYTRSVEQRNRLLKDGCDAALLDAWDESVALGGATLLHHRLNLFGRLSSLVSEVYAEVAGSERLACRYAPSVEGAEVGMGRDELVGLMLEQMRARRADDLRRAQTLTGPHRDDVVFEIDGRDARAYGSQGQQRSVALAWKMAEVRLCEDLLGERPLLLLDDVMSELDASRRACVTRFVEGGIQTIITTTNLSYFDDELLESMLVVPYGPES from the coding sequence GTGTCTCTTACCGTCTCGCGCATATCATTCAGGGACTACCGCAACCTCGCCGGCCGCGTGCTCGAGCCGTCTGAGGGCGTCACGGTGCTCGTGGGGCCCAACGCCGTGGGCAAGACGAACACGGTCGAGGCCCTACAGTACGTCACGAGCGGACAGTCCTTCCGCAGGCCTTCGCCGTCAGAGCTGCTCGCCCCCGGCGCGGCCGAGGCGCACGTCTCGGCCAGGCTCGAGGGGGACGGGCGCGTCGTGGACGTGGAGCTTGTGGCCACGCCCGACAAGCGTCGGTTTCTGCGCAACGGCAAGCCCTGCCGTGGGCAGGATCTCTCCGGGACGCTGTTGTCCATCCTGTTCTGCCCGGACGACCTCTCTCTCGTGAAGGGGTCGGCATCTCGGCGCAGGGGAGAGCTCGACTCGTTCGGAGCCCAGGCAAACGTGGGCTACCGCAAGGTCCTCTCCACCTACACGCGCTCGGTCGAGCAGAGAAACCGCCTTCTCAAGGATGGGTGCGACGCCGCCCTCCTTGATGCCTGGGACGAGTCGGTGGCCCTGGGCGGTGCCACGCTGCTCCACCACAGGCTGAACCTCTTTGGGAGGCTCTCCTCGCTCGTGTCCGAGGTCTACGCGGAGGTCGCCGGATCGGAGCGGCTTGCGTGCCGCTATGCCCCGAGCGTCGAGGGAGCCGAGGTGGGCATGGGCCGTGACGAGCTTGTCGGCCTCATGCTCGAGCAGATGCGCGCCCGTCGCGCAGACGACCTCCGCCGTGCCCAGACGCTCACGGGTCCGCACCGAGACGACGTCGTATTCGAGATAGACGGCCGCGACGCCCGTGCGTACGGGAGTCAGGGCCAGCAGCGCTCCGTGGCCCTGGCCTGGAAGATGGCTGAGGTGCGCCTGTGCGAGGACCTCCTCGGCGAGCGTCCGCTGCTTCTGCTCGACGACGTCATGAGCGAGCTCGACGCGAGTCGCCGCGCCTGCGTCACGCGCTTTGTCGAGGGTGGCATCCAGACGATCATCACGACAACGAACCTCTCGTACTTTGACGACGAGCTTCTCGAGAGCATGCTGGTGGTGCCCTATGGCCCAGAGTCGTAA
- a CDS encoding helix-turn-helix transcriptional regulator — protein sequence MSVTLGRTPRLADPGVIGNVYAILLAFTGLGYVLFWVAGAYLPGSMEKRTAAAAAMSLCVTGAIGMVATLRLPGFLIASSTTILALGYLGAAVHYGFSLVSYESEVSGRALGIGMGVASLLEYLVETLGMTPAVFVVCVILSALAILWLDGRPARRWLYDHRPSPQQVSGVSRGSIVLLAVAAAAMTLDYGLLDGVLVWNYANGNILSIGLSKIAYSLSLPFVGVLFDLKKGRLRSLITICAMFLVAAAVPAAETPEGMPAAAFIAGIYGSFYLMYLSASFMRVAPKTSCPEIVASMGRAISCLVGALGALFARFLFESLGVVVTVTLSCLLSVVCLLVLVRDIAWGITENLDEKKEGAGENPIQVSALPSREEALVLYAEKIGLTAREGEVYMALLTTDLGVQEIADGLFISRRVAQRHISAIYEKARVTTRVGLYREFDAWFDEFKTRERG from the coding sequence ATGTCCGTAACGCTGGGGCGTACTCCTCGCCTTGCGGATCCCGGCGTCATAGGGAACGTATACGCGATTCTGCTCGCCTTTACGGGGCTTGGTTACGTCCTATTCTGGGTCGCGGGAGCCTATCTTCCCGGCTCGATGGAGAAAAGGACCGCTGCCGCTGCCGCAATGTCTCTTTGTGTTACCGGAGCCATTGGGATGGTGGCAACCCTTCGCCTGCCCGGCTTCCTTATCGCGAGCAGCACGACGATTCTGGCTCTTGGCTACCTTGGCGCCGCCGTCCATTATGGATTTAGCCTCGTGTCGTACGAGAGCGAGGTCTCTGGACGAGCGCTTGGGATTGGCATGGGCGTAGCCTCCCTGCTCGAGTATCTAGTCGAAACCCTCGGGATGACCCCCGCGGTCTTTGTGGTCTGCGTAATTCTGAGCGCGCTTGCCATTTTGTGGCTTGACGGTCGTCCCGCTAGGCGGTGGCTATACGATCATCGGCCATCACCGCAGCAGGTATCCGGCGTGAGCAGGGGGTCGATCGTCCTTCTTGCAGTTGCTGCCGCCGCCATGACCCTCGACTACGGCCTTCTCGACGGCGTCCTCGTCTGGAACTATGCAAATGGGAATATCCTCAGCATCGGTCTCTCCAAGATCGCCTACTCGCTTTCGCTTCCGTTCGTCGGCGTGCTGTTTGACCTGAAGAAAGGCCGTCTTCGCTCCCTCATCACAATATGCGCGATGTTCCTCGTCGCTGCGGCGGTGCCTGCGGCGGAAACGCCGGAGGGAATGCCCGCCGCTGCCTTTATCGCGGGAATATATGGCTCTTTCTATCTCATGTATCTCAGCGCGAGCTTCATGAGGGTCGCGCCCAAGACGTCTTGCCCGGAGATCGTTGCAAGTATGGGAAGGGCCATCAGCTGTCTCGTGGGCGCTTTGGGCGCACTGTTCGCACGCTTCCTCTTTGAATCGCTGGGCGTGGTCGTGACGGTGACCTTGTCATGCTTGCTTTCGGTCGTCTGCCTTCTCGTCCTTGTTCGCGACATCGCGTGGGGAATTACGGAGAACCTGGACGAGAAGAAAGAGGGGGCCGGCGAAAATCCCATCCAGGTGTCTGCCCTTCCATCCCGCGAAGAAGCGCTCGTCCTATACGCCGAGAAGATTGGTCTCACTGCGAGGGAGGGGGAAGTGTATATGGCCCTCCTGACGACGGACCTCGGTGTTCAAGAGATTGCCGATGGCCTGTTCATCTCACGCCGCGTGGCACAGAGGCATATCTCCGCCATCTACGAG
- a CDS encoding bifunctional nuclease family protein has product MTLKNLIVGGGPIPSAIILQPDQEHSEDETEREQSELVLPISVGTVDAANVARATNADDHKRPATHALLVDVIDALGADLESVSITRVEGATFFATLDIRSATGEQHHIDARPSDAISAAIEADAPVLASEEVLRCAGLPDFAAVKRDEQEREAAEFHDFVESLTPDDFKAPRQN; this is encoded by the coding sequence ATGACGTTGAAGAACCTCATCGTGGGAGGTGGCCCCATTCCCTCCGCCATCATCCTGCAGCCCGATCAGGAGCACTCAGAAGACGAGACGGAGCGCGAGCAGAGCGAGCTCGTGCTGCCCATCAGCGTTGGCACCGTCGACGCCGCCAACGTTGCGCGCGCCACGAATGCCGATGACCACAAGCGACCGGCAACCCATGCCCTGCTCGTCGATGTCATCGACGCGCTGGGAGCCGATCTTGAGAGCGTAAGCATCACGCGCGTCGAGGGTGCCACCTTCTTCGCGACGCTTGACATCCGCTCGGCCACTGGAGAGCAGCATCACATCGATGCACGGCCGTCGGACGCCATCTCCGCCGCCATCGAGGCTGACGCCCCCGTGCTTGCCAGCGAGGAGGTCCTCCGGTGCGCCGGGCTGCCCGACTTCGCTGCCGTGAAGAGAGACGAGCAGGAGCGCGAGGCCGCCGAGTTCCATGACTTCGTCGAGAGCCTCACCCCGGATGACTTCAAGGCGCCAAGGCAGAACTAG
- the gyrA gene encoding DNA gyrase subunit A yields MADDTNITGGENGADLPEDLRRLLDRASAEDEGTDVYVESDEDEDSDDDGELEEEFGDAGRGTDSGETDEHGGALQLSEFGHEMRQSFIEYSMSVITARALPDVRDGLKPVHRRILYAMNESGIFPNRPHKKSAWTVGEVIGKYHPHGDFAVYETMVRLAQWFSMRVPLVDGHGNFGNIDGDGAAAMRYTESRLAKPAMELLRDLQKDTVDWQPNYDESLSEPSVLPARFPNLLVNGCNGIAVGMATNIPPHNLGEAIEAACMLIDNPDATTDELMQVMPGPDFPTGAVIMGMDGIREAYETGRGSLTVRAKAHVEDMKSGRSRLVFTEMPYQVNKGSLQEKIAQLVNEKRIEGISDLRDESNQKGIRLVIELKKDVIPQVVLNNLYKYTQLQTTFGVINLALVNGTPKLLTLREMLQHYIDHQVDVVTRRTRFDLKKAQARAHILEGYLMALDHIDEVISIIRSSRTDSEASERLIERFGFTSEQTTAILEMRLRRLTGLSRDQIQEELNGLRQAIAYYEDLLANPEKILGVIKDEMREIERKFADKRRTKINPMGTRELNVEDLIAEEDMVITVTHSGYVKRTPVDTYRAQRRGGKGVQGVNLKDDDFVEDLFVASTHDYVMFFSNKGKAYRLKVHELPIGQRTARGTAIVNLVPFSEGEHATAVITCRDFPADEYLMFATAAGTVKKTAMSAYDRTRRDGLIAINLREGDELVNVRRVREGEKVILVSTDGKAIMFPESDVRPMGRDTSGVRGITLKGDAKMLGMEITNGTGDLFVITEKGYGKRTPVSEYPEHKRGGQGVFTITMTDKKGQLAACRVVDPSHELMIVSTTGVVIRVRVEDISELGRSTQGVKVMDVDEKDSVCALARMEVSEDADEPDAGETPVEDE; encoded by the coding sequence ATGGCAGACGATACCAACATCACGGGTGGCGAGAACGGCGCCGACCTGCCCGAGGACCTCAGGAGGCTGCTCGACCGCGCCTCGGCCGAGGACGAGGGCACCGACGTCTACGTCGAGTCCGATGAGGACGAGGACAGCGACGACGACGGCGAGCTCGAGGAGGAGTTCGGCGACGCCGGTCGCGGCACCGACTCCGGCGAGACGGACGAGCATGGTGGCGCCCTACAACTCTCCGAGTTTGGCCACGAGATGCGCCAGAGCTTCATCGAGTACTCGATGTCGGTCATTACCGCCCGCGCGCTGCCGGACGTCCGAGACGGCCTGAAGCCGGTGCACCGCCGCATCCTTTACGCGATGAATGAGAGCGGCATCTTCCCCAACCGCCCGCACAAGAAGAGTGCGTGGACGGTCGGCGAGGTCATCGGCAAGTACCACCCGCACGGCGACTTCGCGGTCTACGAGACGATGGTTCGTCTCGCACAGTGGTTCTCCATGCGCGTGCCCCTTGTCGACGGTCACGGCAACTTTGGCAACATCGACGGCGACGGCGCGGCGGCCATGCGTTACACGGAGAGCCGCCTCGCAAAGCCCGCGATGGAGCTGCTGCGAGACCTGCAGAAGGACACGGTCGACTGGCAGCCCAACTACGACGAGTCGCTCTCCGAGCCCTCCGTGCTGCCGGCCCGCTTCCCCAACCTGCTCGTGAACGGCTGCAACGGCATCGCCGTCGGCATGGCCACGAACATCCCGCCGCACAACCTCGGTGAGGCCATCGAGGCTGCGTGCATGCTCATCGACAACCCGGACGCCACGACCGACGAGCTCATGCAGGTCATGCCCGGCCCCGACTTCCCGACGGGCGCCGTCATCATGGGCATGGACGGCATCAGGGAGGCCTACGAGACCGGCCGCGGCTCGCTCACCGTGCGCGCGAAGGCCCATGTCGAGGACATGAAGAGCGGCCGCTCCCGCCTCGTCTTCACCGAGATGCCCTACCAGGTCAACAAGGGCTCCCTGCAGGAGAAGATCGCCCAGCTCGTGAACGAGAAGCGCATCGAGGGCATCTCTGACCTGCGCGACGAGTCCAACCAGAAGGGCATCCGTCTCGTCATCGAGCTCAAGAAGGATGTCATTCCGCAGGTCGTGCTCAACAACCTGTACAAGTACACCCAGCTCCAGACAACGTTCGGCGTCATCAACCTGGCCCTCGTCAACGGCACGCCAAAGCTGCTGACGCTGCGCGAGATGCTCCAGCACTACATCGACCACCAGGTTGACGTGGTGACCCGCCGCACGCGCTTCGACCTCAAGAAGGCCCAGGCCCGCGCCCACATCCTCGAGGGCTACCTCATGGCCCTCGATCACATCGACGAGGTCATCAGCATCATCCGCTCGAGCCGCACCGACTCCGAGGCCTCCGAGCGCCTCATCGAGCGCTTCGGCTTCACGTCCGAGCAGACCACGGCCATCCTCGAGATGCGCCTGCGCCGCCTGACGGGCCTCTCGCGCGACCAGATCCAGGAGGAGCTCAATGGGCTTCGCCAGGCCATCGCCTACTACGAGGACCTGCTCGCCAACCCCGAGAAGATCCTGGGCGTCATCAAGGACGAGATGCGAGAGATCGAGCGCAAGTTCGCCGACAAGCGCCGCACCAAGATCAACCCCATGGGCACGCGCGAGCTCAACGTCGAGGACCTCATCGCCGAGGAGGACATGGTCATCACGGTGACGCACTCCGGCTACGTGAAGCGCACGCCGGTTGACACCTATCGTGCGCAGAGGCGTGGCGGCAAGGGCGTCCAGGGCGTCAACCTCAAGGACGATGACTTCGTCGAGGACCTGTTCGTGGCGAGCACGCACGACTACGTGATGTTCTTCTCGAACAAGGGCAAGGCGTATCGCCTGAAGGTCCACGAGCTGCCGATTGGCCAGCGCACGGCCCGCGGCACCGCCATCGTGAACCTCGTGCCGTTCTCCGAGGGTGAGCACGCCACGGCCGTCATCACGTGCCGCGACTTCCCCGCCGACGAGTACCTTATGTTCGCCACGGCCGCCGGAACCGTGAAGAAGACGGCCATGAGTGCCTACGACCGCACCCGTCGCGACGGTCTTATCGCCATTAACCTGCGTGAAGGCGACGAGCTTGTGAACGTCCGTCGCGTGCGCGAGGGCGAGAAGGTCATCCTCGTCTCCACGGACGGCAAGGCCATCATGTTCCCCGAGAGCGACGTGCGCCCGATGGGCCGTGACACGAGCGGCGTGCGTGGCATCACGCTCAAGGGCGACGCGAAGATGCTTGGCATGGAGATCACGAACGGCACCGGCGACTTGTTCGTCATCACGGAGAAGGGCTACGGCAAGCGCACCCCGGTCTCTGAGTACCCCGAGCACAAGCGCGGCGGCCAGGGTGTCTTCACGATCACGATGACTGACAAGAAGGGCCAGCTCGCGGCCTGCCGCGTCGTGGACCCGAGCCACGAGCTCATGATCGTGAGCACCACCGGCGTCGTCATCCGTGTGAGGGTCGAGGACATCTCCGAGCTTGGACGCTCCACGCAGGGTGTAAAGGTCATGGACGTGGACGAGAAGGACTCGGTGTGCGCGCTTGCCCGCATGGAGGTCTCCGAGGACGCCGACGAGCCTGACGCCGGCGAGACACCCGTCGAAGACGAGTAA